TGACCCTGGGCGACCTGCATGCCTGCGCCGCAGCGTTGCGCGTGGGCGAACGGCGGTTGCTGTCGATCGTCGCCAAGTATGGCGAGGAGACCACCCTGGACGCCATCGAACGCCTGCTCGAGCACGGCGAGGCGATGACCCTGGCGGCCTTTGCCGACCTGCCCAAAGGGGTGTTCCATGCCGAGGACGTGATCGATGAAGATGGCCTGGGCAACGGTCCGTTCACTGTCAAAGTCAGGGTCGAAATCAGCGAGGGCCGCTTCGTCGCCGACTTCACCGGCTCAAGCCTGCAAGCCCAGGGGCCGATCAACAACACCCTGTGCGGCCTGCAGTCGGCAGTGCGCGAAGTGTTCATGGGCGTCGTGCGCCCAGGCATCGCCGCCAACGCCGGCTGCTTCCGCCCCATCGAAGTCATCTGCCCACCCGGCACCATCTGCACCGCCCAGCGTCCTGCACCGGTGTCGGCCTACTTCGAGTCAATGGTCGCAGCCGCCGACGTGATTCGTCGGGCACTGGCGCAGGTCTTGCCGGACCGCCTGATCGCCGGACAACTGGGTTCCGTGTGCTCCATGGTCCTCAACGGCCGTCACTCCGAGACCAACGATGAATACCTGCTGGTGCAGCCCTTGGTCGGCGGCTGGGGCGCCGGGCACGACAAGGACGGCGAGAGCGGCCAGTTCTGCGTGGGTAACGGCGAGACCAGCAACATTCCCGTCGAGTTGACCGAGCGTTGTTATGAAGTGCTGGTGGAGCGCTATGGCTTTCATCAGGAAGACGGCGGTGCGGGCCGTCACCGGGGTGGCCGAGGCGTCACGCTCGACTACCGGATCCTGTCGCCCAGGGCCTGGGTGTCGACCTTCTTCGGCCGGGGTATTACGCCGCCGTGGGGCATCGACGCCGGGCATGAGGGCTCGTGTAACTATGCCGAGGTTATCCGCGCAAAAGGGTCGACCGAACGCTTTAGCCGCGCTAATCGGGTGGCGTTGGAAAGGGGTGATTTGCTGCGGCTGGTGACGGCCAATGGCGGCGGCTGGGGGCCGGCGAAAGAGCGGAGTGTGGCGGCGGTTTTGGAGGATGTGAAGAACGGGTATATCTCGGGGGAGCAGGCGCGGCGGGATTATTCGGTACAGATGTCTGCAGGGGAGGGTAGCGCCGGGGTTTGATTGTCAAGGGCGGGATACACCGAACGCGACAGGAAAATTTATCCATTGCGTTCGGCATCGGTGTCACCCCACGGCTCGTGGACAGACTATCGAATCAAAGCGACGCGTCCGCTTGATAGGCGGGATAGTCGGTGTAGCCACGGGTGACGGCGCCGTTGACGCCATAGAACGATCGTGCGATCGCCCTCAGCCAACGGCCAGTCGTGCCGCATGCGTTCGACCAGGTCCGGGTTGGCGATGAAGGGGCGACCGAAGGCAATCAGGTCCCGATTGCCGCCGACAAGGCGTCTAGCGTGTCCAGCAGGAAGCGCTGACGGTTGGCCTGGGAGTTGTTGGATTTGTCGTCAGAGTTTCGGTTGAGGAATGCATCAAACATCTGCTTGCTGGCATCTAACCGCTGTTGTTCCTCCATCGATACACGGCGGAAGAATGGTGAAGGCTTGGGCTTCGGGCTGTCTTTGGGGAGGTCGAAGCGGCGCATCCATTGGTTGCTGGTACGCTCGTTGAGCCGTATTTCACCGGCAATCGAGCCGTAATGCAGTGAGCCGATATTGTTGACGCGCAATGGTTTGAGTACTTCATTGACCATCACATACAACTCCGGACGTGGATCGATAGTGGCTTTGCCTAAAGCTGGCCAGTTTCCGGCACGAAAAATCGTGCCCCACTCGTAAGGCAGGACGCCTATGCGTACGTCATCAAGTTGGGTAAGTAGATCCTCGGTTGTGCCTAACTTGCTGACCCAGTGGTGAGCCAGGTAGGTGTACCAGTTGAGGTTGGTGTAGCCGGTGCGCCATTTTTTATTGCCGCTAGGTGAGCATAGGTCTACACCTCGGTATTCTTGTATGAGTTCGTACTCAATGTGCTGGTAATTTTCCCATTCGTAGCTGTGCTGAATACCTAGCCCCGCAGCACCGTGCAGTGGACGTAAAATATTGCACAGTGAAAAAATCAAGGTTTCAAAATTTTGTTTTCCCGCGCCTTTCAGTTCATTAATTGGAAGGTAAAGTCTTACGATTGTAATTGATTGGTGAACTTGCTCGCTGGGGGGTGTCAGAAATTTTGTGTTCGGGCATAACATGAGTAAGAGGTGCATGTATGCCAACCAAAAAGAAATCTGAGCGCCAACCGGTGCGGGAGCTGCCGAAGCTTCCAAAGGAACTGCTGGATCAACTCCCTCAAACACTGATGACCGCTGAGGCGATCGAAGAGGCTTCTGCGGCCTTCAAGAAAGCGCTGATTGAACGCGCCCTAAATGCCGAGCTTGGCCACCATTTGGGTTATCCATCGGGCGCGCAGCGCCCGGAGGACGAAACCAACCAGCGCAACGGCAAGAGCGGCAAGACGGTGCTCACCGGCGATGGCCCGATACGCCTGGATATTCCGCGCGACCGCAACGGCAGTTTCTCGCCGATTCTGATCCCCAAGCATGAGCGCCGTTATACCGGTTTCGATGACAAGATCATCGCCATGTACGCCCGTGGAATGACGGTCAGAGAGATTCGTGCGTTTCTTTCTGAGCAGTACAGCACGGACGTCTCGCCCGATTTCATCAGCTCTGTGACCGACGAGGTCATGGAAGAGATTGGCGCGTGGCAACAGCGCCCGCTGGAGCCGATGTACCCGGTCATTTTCTTTGATGCGCTACGGGTGAAGATCCGCGAAGAAGGCTTGGTACGCAACAAGGCCATTTACCTGGCGTTGGGTGTTTTACCCGACGGGACGCGCGATATCCTGGGCATCTGGATCGAGAACACCGAGGGTGCGAAGTTCTGGATGAAGGTGTTCAACGACCTCAAAACGCGAGGCGTCGAGGACGTGCTGATTGCCGTGACCGATGGCCTCAAGGGCATGCCAGAGGCCCTCAGCGCAGTGTTTCCAGAAACAACACTGCAGACATGCATTGTGCATCTGATTCGCAACAGCCTGGACTACGCGGCTTGGGACAAGCGTCGAGCACTGGCCAAGGCGCTGAAGCCGATTTATCAGGCCATCAACGCAGAAGCGGCTGAGCAGGCCTTGGATGAGTTTGAAAACGGGCCTTGGGGCAAACAGTATCCAACGGTCGTGGCCGCCTGGAGACGCGCTTGGGATCGAGTGATTCCATTCTTTGTTTTCCCGCCCGCCATCCGGAAGGTGATCTATACCACCAACGCGATTGAGAGCATCAATGCTCAGCTACGTAAGATCATAAAGACCCGTGGCCACTTCCCGAACGACGATGCAGCGACCAAACTGATCTGGTTGGGGCTACGAAACATCACGGCAAACTGGGGTTCAGCGGCCCATGACTGGAAAAGTGCGATGAATCAATTTGCGATTCTGTACGGAGATCGGTTCATCAGGCCGACCTGGTGAAAATCAGGGCCTGCCTGACGGCAGGCCATTACCGGCCCGCACACAAAAAAACTGACAGTCCCGCTCGCTGATCTCAACCAACCCCACCCCCTCAAAGCACCCGCCGCCGACAATGCAAAACCGCCTCACTGATCATCCCATGCACCAACGCCGGCGAAACGCCCAAAATCCGCGCAATCTCATTCTGCTTCATCCCATGAATCCGGCACATTTCAAACGCATACCGCGTACGCTCCGGCAGATCCGACAGCGCGCCGCAAACCCTCTCCAGCACCTGCTGATCCGACACCAACGCTTCCGGCGTTTCCGCCTGGGGGCCGGACACTTCGCTGCTGTCGTCGTCGTGGGCGATCAGGCGTTCTTCGAATTGGCGGCGGCGGTAGTGGTCGATCGACAGGTTGCGCACGATGCGGGTGAGGTAGGAGGCTTGGGAGCGGATTGGGCCGCTGGCGTCGGCTTCGCCCATTTTCAGGAAGGCTTCGTGGACGATGTCTTCGGCGTGGCTGCGGCAGCCGGTGATGCGCGCGGCGAGTGCAATCAGGCGTAGGCGCCGCTCGAAGAACACTTCCAGCAATTGGGAGCCGCTCCCCGCCGTACTGGGCTTTTGCATGGTGCACCTGGGTTGTTTTTATGAATCAGCCAGCGAGGGGTGGGAATTTATTCTTATTAAGAATTATTTGCAATCAGTCCTCCGGGCAGATCAGCCTAAATGCCATCATTCAACGCTTAAGGCGCTCACAGCCTGGTGTTGGAACTGGACTCAAACCGCCGGACATGGAGTAAGCTTGGCGAAATTTTCTGTCTACCCGCCAAGATGACCCATCCTTCCAGCCCGCAGAAATCCACTGATGAAATCGCCGCCGACTGGTGTGTGCGCCTGCATTTTGGCGAGAGCACGGCGGCCGATCGTGCCGAGTTTCGGCGTTGGCATGACGCGGATCCGTCCCATGCGGCGGAGTACGCGAACATGTGCCGGATCTGGCAGGTCAGCGAGCAACTGCCCGCCACATTCGAGGTCGAACGCTCGGAGCGCTCGCGTTGGCGCGGGCCTTTGCCGTTGCTGGCGCGCGCGGCGGTGCTGGTGGCTGCAGTGGGTGCCATTTGGGGGGCAGGGTGGTCGGCGGGCGTGCTGCCAGGCAGTGTTCGCTACTACATGGCGCAGGAAGTCCGGCGCTCGGTGCAGTTGCCGGATCACAGCCAGGTGCAACTCAATCAGCGCACGGGTCTGGTCTATCTCGGTTTTCGCGATCAGCGCCAGGTACTGCTGCGCGATGGCGAGGCGTTTTTCGATGTGCAGCGCGACTTTGACAAGCCGTTTGTGATTCGCGCCGATAACGCCGATGTCAGGGTTACCGGGACTCACTTCAACGTCTGGACCGGGCCGGAGCAAACCACGGTGACCGTCACCGAAGGTTCGGTACTGGCTTCGCGCAGTGAAGGCAGCAGCGACAATAATCAGGGGGCCGTGCTCACCGCCGGCATGCAAGCGGCGTTCAGCCCGGAGCAAATGGTCCAGCTAGCGCGCATTGATCCGTCCCGGGCCGCGGCCTGGCGCGAGGGCAAGCTGATGCTCGATGACGTCAGCGTGCGCGACGCACTGCCGCTGATCAATCGCTACCTCGACGTGCCGTTGCAGCTGGCGACCAGCGATGTCGGCGACCTGCGCTTCGGCGGCACCTATGACACCGCCGAGCTGGCGCAATTGGTCAGCGCGCTGCCGAAAATCCTCCCGGTCAACGTGCGCCACACGGATCAAGCGACGCTGCTGTTGCGCCGCTGAAACCGGTCCTGTGAATTTCTTTTCAGTGATTTGCTGAACAAATCACCCGCTCATTCGTCGATCCGGCATGCCCTTAAATCACGCCACCGGAAGCACTATGAGCGCCTATCCACTGAATCGACCCGCCCTGCGTCTGCGCACCTGCATCGCCGCCATCCTCGGCCTGACACTGCTGACCGCCGTGCCGGCAATCGCCGCCCCGGTCCAGGTCAACATCCCTTCGCAGGCACTGTCGTCGGCGCTTGCCGATCTGGCCCGGCAGGCCAATCTGCAGATCATCTACAGCCAGGACACAGTGTCTGGCATTCGCAGTCGTGACGTCGCCGGCGCGATGGAGCCGGAGGCGGCGCTGCGGCAGTTGCTGGGCGGGGCGAAGATTGTCTATCAGATCGATGGCAATCACGTGACCTTGCAGGGCAGCAGTGAGGGTTCAGTGATGGCCTTGCCGGCAACCAGCGTCGTTGGCCAGGCCTACAGCTCCGTGGACCCCAACGACGGCTATGTCGCCACCCGCGCGTCGGCGGGCACCAAGACCGACACACCGCTGGTTGAAACGCCGTATTCGGTGTCGGTGGTCACCCGCGAGCAGATTGAAGCCCAGCAGCCGAAGACCGTCGCCCAGGCGCTGCGGTATACGCCGGGGGTCAATGCCGAAATTGCCGGCCCGCAGTTCGTCACCGATCAGTTGACCATTCGGGGCTTTCAGCAGGGCACCGGGCGCATGTTGCGTGACGGTACGCGCACTTTCCTGCCCGATTTTCTCGGCTGGGACGCCCCCGAGCCTTACGGCCTGGAACGCATCGAGGTGCTGCGGGGTGCCAGTTCGGTGCTCTACGGCGCCTCCGACCCGGGCGGACAGATCAACCTGGTGACCAAGCGGCCGACGCTCGAGCCGCTGCATGAAGTGCAGTTGCAGATGGGCAACCAGAACTACCAGCAGGGCGCCTTTGACCTGGGCGATGCGCTGGACGAGGAGGGCATCTGGAGTTACCGGCTGACGGGGCTGTTCCGCGAGGGTGATGCGCAGACCGAGCACATCACCAACCGTCGTCAGTACATCGCCCCCGCCATCAGCTACCGGCCCAGCGACAACACCGAGCTGACCTTCCTCGGCGAGTACCAGAAACAGACCGGCAACTTCGCCAACCCGTTGCCGGCCCAGGGCACGGTGTTTCGCGATCCCCGTGGACGCCTGGACCGTGACACCTACGTCGGCGACACCGCCTATGACTTCATGACCAACGAAAAGACCTCGTTGGGCTACGTCTTCGAGCACCACTTCGACGAAGTCTGGACTGCGCGGCAGAACCTGCGTTACAGCGACTACCGTCAAGCCAGTTCCGAAATCGCCATCTTCGGACCGGTGGGCGACCAGTACTCACGCTACAACGATCAACGCCAGGGCGACGGGCATCTGTTCACCATGGACAACCAGATTCAGGCCAACTTCGCCACGGGCCCGCTGGAACACACGCTGTTGACCGGCGTCGACTACAACAACGGCACGTTTGATCAGGACCAAGCGCTGAACTTCATCCTCGAAAGCTTTGACGCGTTCAACCCGGTCAACGGCCAGCCACTGACGTTCGTGCCGTTCAGTGCCAGCAGCTATGAACAGAAAATGTCGCAGACCGGTGTCTACCTGCAGGACCAATTGAAGGTCGACCAGTGGGTGTTCCTCCTCGGCGGTCGTTACGATTGGGCCAGCAACCAGAAGGACGATCGCGCACCGCAAACCCAGAAGGATGAGAAGTTCAGCGGTCGCGCCGGCATTGTCTACCTCTTCGAGAATGGCCTGGCACCCTATGCCAGCTACAGCGAATCGTTCCTGCCGGTGATGGGGGTGACCGCAAACAACTCGCAGCTGGATCCGGAAATCGGCAAGCAATACGAAGTCGGTCTCAAGTACGAGCCGCCGGGCAGCAACAGCCTCTACACCATTGCCTGGTTCGACCTCACCAAAGAGAACGCCACGGAGAGCGTCAACGGCTTCTCCCGCCAGGAAGGTGAAGTGCGTTCCCAGGGTATCGAGTTGGAGGCCAAGACTGAAATCACCGAGGGTTTCAACCTGATCGGCAGCTACACCTGGAACGATGTCGAAGTCACCCAATCGGACGTCGGCAACAAGGGCAATACGCCGTTCCGGGTACCCGAGCACATGGCGTCGCTGTGGGGCGACTACATCGTCCAGAGTGGCGCATTGGCCGGCTTGCGCCTGGGGGCGGGGACCCGTTACGTGGGCATCACCTTCGGTGATTCGGCCAACAGTTTCAAAGTCGACAGCTACACCGTGGTCGACGCACTGGTCGGCTACCAGTTGGGTAAGCTCGATGCCTCACTGGACGGCATGGAAGTTTCGTTGAATGCCACTAACCTGTTCGACGAAGAGTATGTGGCCGGTTGCTTCAGCAATGTTGGCTGCCAATACGGACAGCAGCGCACGGTCTACGGTACCGTGAGTTACAACTGGTAAGCCGAGTACGAACATGACCGCCCGAGCCTTGCGCACCTGGTATCTGGTCCATAAATGGACCAGCCTGATTGCCACCGTCTTTTTGTTGTTGCTGTGCCTGACGGGGTTACCGCTGATCTTTCAGGAAGAGATCGAGCATTACTTCGAACCGCACCCGCCGTTGCCTGCGCTGACGGCGCAAACGCCGAAAATCGACTACGACCAGGTGATCGCCGGTGCCTTGGCCGCGCGGCCGGGTGAGGTCGTGCGCTTTGTCGGTTTCGATCCGCACGACCCGATTGGCGTGGTGATCACGGCCACGAGCCTGGTGCCGCCGCCGATTGACGGGCACTTTCAGTCGTTCGATATGCGCACCGGCGAGCTGTTCCCGGCGGAGCCGCCCGACAAGGGTTTCATGAACCTGATGTTGCGCCTGCATACCGATCTGTTCCTCGGTCTGCCGGGCTATCTGTTTCTCGGCTTCATGGGCCTGCTGCTGGTGGCGTCGCTGGTGTCCGGGGTGGTGGTGTACACGCCGTTCATGCGCAAGCTGGACTTCGCCACTGTGCGCAGCGAACGCAGTCAACGACTGAAATGGCTGGACCTGCACAACGTGCTCGGCATCGTCACCCTGGCCTGGGTATCGGTGGTGGGCATCACCGGCGTGATCAATACCCTGTCGCTGCCCATCCAGGGTATGTGGCAGAGCGGCCAGTTGGCGGAGATGACCGCGCCCTACAAGGACGCACCGCCGCTGCAAAGCCTCGGCTCGTTGCATAAGGCGCTGGAAACCGCTCGCAAGGCGGCGCCGGACATGGAGCCGAGTTTCGTCGCCTTTCCCGGGACCCAATTCAGCAGCCAGCACCACTACGCGGTGTTCATGCGCGGTACCACGCCACTCACGGCGCGCCTGCTCAAGCCGGCCCTGGTGGACGCCCGGACCAGTGAGTTGACGGACATGCGCGAGATGCCCTTGTACGTGAAAACCCTGCTGATCTCCCAACCCCTGCACTTTGGCGACTACGGCGGCCTGCCGTTGAAAATCATCTGGGCCCTGCTCGACCTGGTGACCATTGTCGTCCTCGGCAGCGGCCTGTACCTCTGGCTCGGACGGCGCAAGGTGCCGCTGGAAAAACGCCTTGCCGAACTGAACGCCAGCGGCCTGTCAACGGAGGGCAGGGCATGAGGCGCGGGCTCTGGATGATCTTTCGCTGGCCGTTGGCGCTGGCGCTGCTGAGCCTGTTCGGTCTGCTGTCGGCGCTGATTGGCGATGAGGTCTATGACCTGCTGTCGTGGCTGACCCTGGGGGTGCCACTGCTGCTGGTCGGGGTGGTGTGGATTCGCCTGCGCCGGATAACCCGGTTGAGAGACCGAATGCAACGGCCTGATCAGCGCCGATTGGCAACTACCACCGCACCCAACCGAGATACCTCCATGGAGGAATAGTCCCCGCCAGCGTTCCGGTTCAGGCTTGCGCCATCCTCATCTACGGGAAGGCTTGAACATGTCCCATCTGGCGCAACGCACCTTCGAACCCTTGAACATTGCCGTGCTCACCATCAGCGATACCCGCACCTTCGACACCGACACCTCGGGGCAGACCCTGGCGGATTTGCTGCAAACCGCCGGGCATCAGTTGATCGACCGCGGGCTGGTCAAGGATGACATTTATCAGATCCGCGCCATCGTTTCGCGCTGGATCGCCGACCCCCAGGTGCAGGTGGTGCTGATGACCGGCGGGACCGGCTTCACCGCGCGGGACAACACGCCGCAGGCGGTGCTGCCGTTGCTGGACAAGCATGTCGAAGGCTTCGGTGAGCTGTTCCGCCAGGTGTCGCTGGAAGAGATCGGCATGTCCAGCCTGCAGTCGCGGGCGCTGGCCGGGATGAGCAACGGCGTGCTGGTGTGCTGCGTGCCCGGGTCGCCAGGCGCCTGCCGTACCGCGTGGAACAAGATCCTCCTCGGTCAACTCGACAGCCGCACCGGCCCGTGCAATTTCGCCCCGCATTTGAAGCCCCAGGCGCAGCGAGAGATTGCAGCGTGCGAGTCGCGCTCATGAGCGCCGGGGTGTGTGACCTTGGCCACCTGATGCCGGTGGATGACGCCATCGCTCATCTGCTCGATCAGGTGCCGCCACCGCCGGCGGCGCAGATGATTGCCTTGGAACAGGCCATGGGCCGGGTGCTGGCGGCGGACATTCACTCGCCGTTGAACCTGCCGGGCTGGGACAACAGCGCCATGGACGGTTATGCCCTGAGGGCTGCCGACCTGCCTGCAGACGGCGGATACCTGCCGGTAGGCGGGCGAATTGCCGCAGGCGATCAGGCGGCTATACCGTTGCCGGCAGGGCAGGCGGTGCAGATTTTTACCGGTGCGCCGTTGCCGCCGGGGGCCGACACGGTGGTCGCGCAGGAGCGTTGCAAGGTCGAGGGCGAGCGGGTGTGGTTTCCTCCCGTCACCTTGGGCGATCACGTGCGCAAGGAGGGCGAAGAGCTTCGGCGCGGTGATCTGCTGTTCAGCGCGGGCAAGCGTCTGCGTGCTCAGGAAATCGGTTTGCTGGCCGGTGCCGGCGTGGCCCGGGTCGAGGTCTATCGGCCGCTGCGGGTGTGCCTGCTGAGCAGCGGCAATGAGCTGCGTGAGCCGGGCGAAGCCTTGGCGCCGGGGCAGATCTACAACAGCAATCGTTACTGCCTCGCCGCGTTGTTGAAGGGCTGGGGCGTTGAGGTGCATGACTACGGGGTGATGGTCGACGAGCTGGCGGCCAGCCGCCACGCCCTGAGCCTGGCGTCTTCGGAATGCGACCTGCTGCTGAGTTCCGGTGGCGTGTCGGTGGGCGAGGAAGACCACCTCAAGCAGGCGATCAAGGAACTGGGCAGCGTGGATTTCTGGCGCCTGGCGATCCAGCCCGGCAAGCCGTTGGCCTTTGGCGAAGTGGGTGGCAAGCCGTGGATTGGCATGCCGGGCAATCCGTCGGCGGCGCTGATCACCGCGCTGGTGGTGGTGCGACCGTTCCTGCTGCGCGCCCAAGGCATGACCGACGTGCTGCCAACGCCTGTGGCCGTGCCGGCCGGATTCGACTGGCTGCAGCCGAACAAGCGCCGCCAGTACCTGCGCGCCCGACTGACCGCTGACGCCGGTGGCGCGTTGCAGGTGGAACTGCACCCGCAGCAAAGCTCGGCGATGTTGACTGCTGCGTGCTGGGCTGACGGGTTGGCGGTGATTGAACGCGAGCAGGTGGTGCACAAGCATGACCAAGTGCTGTTCCTGCCGTTTGCCGGGCTGATGCAGTGACGGCAATTGATTGCGGTCAAGGCCGTTACTTTCGGGCTGCATAAACTGGCCTTTGAATTCCTCTGTAGGAGCGAGCCTGCTCGCGATGGGGCCCGTAAGACATGCATCGCCTGTAAGGTCGCCATCGCGAGCAGGCTCGCTCCTACAGGTGATCTGCGTCTTCGTTTTACATGAGGATCACCCATGCAACTGGTCTGCCCCGCAGGGAATCTGCCTGCGCTGAAAGCGGCGGTGCGCCAAGGCGCGGATGCCGTGTATGTCGGCTTTCGCGATGACACCAACGCCCGGCATTTCGCCGGCCTGAACATGGACGACAAGCAGTTCGATGCCGCCGTCGCCCACATCCGCCAGCACCAACGCAAACTCTATGTCGCGGTCAACACCTACCCGCAGCCCAAGGGCTGGGAGCGTTGGCAGCGGGCAGTGGATCGTGCTGCGGATTTCGGCGTCGACGCGCTGATCGCCGCCGACCCCGGGGTGCTCAATTACGCCAGCCAGCGCCATCCACAACTGGCCCTGCACTTGTCGGTCCAGGGTTCGGCGACTCAGGCGGCGGCACTGGAATTCTATGCCCAGCGCTATGGCATCCGTCGCGCCGTGCTGCCGCGCGTGCTGTCGCTGGCCCAGGTGCGCCAGGTCGCGGCGAGCAGTTCGGTGCCGATCGAAGTCTTCGGTTTCGGCAGCCTGTGCATCATGGCCGAAGGGCGCTGCCACCTGTCTTCCTATATCACCGGCGAGTCGCCGAACCTGTGTGGCGTCTGCTCGCCGGCCAAGGCCGTGCGCTGGAGCGAGGACGCCGAGGGTTTGAGTGCACGCCTCAGCGAAGTGCTGATCGACCGTTACGGCGCCGATGAGCCGGCCGGCTATCCGACCCTGTGCAAGGGCCGTTTCCTGGTCAATGGCAAACGTTTCCACGCGCTGGAAGAACCCACCAGCCTCGACACCCTGGACCTGCTCCCGGAGCTCACCGCCATCGGTGTCGAAGCCGTGAAAATCGAGGGTCGGCAACGCAGCCCGGCCTATGTCGAGCAGGTCACCCGGGTCTGGCGCGCGGCACTCGATGCGCACCGCAGTGCGCCGGGCGGGTTCCGGGTCAAGGACGAATGGCGCCAGGTGTTGGCCGGTTTGTCCGAAGGCAACCAGACCACCCTGGGTGCTTATCATCGATCGTGGCAGTGAGGGAGGGAGCATGAAGTTAAGCCTTGGACCGGTCCTGTTCTACTGGGACAAAGAGCAGCTCAGCAGCTTTTACGCCGAGATGTCGGCGCTGCCCCTGGACGTGATTTACCTGGGGGAAACCGTGTGTTCGAAACGCCGGGCGTTTTCCCTCGATCAATGGCTGGGCCTGGGTCGTGAGTTGCAGGAGTGCAGCCAGGCGCAGTTGGTGATTTCCAGCCTCACGCTGATCGAAGCCGCGTCCGAACTGTCGAGCCTGCGCCGTCTGTGTGACAACGGCCAGTTGCTGGTGGAAGCCAACGACCTGGGCGCGGTGCAGTTCCTCGCCGAGCGCAAGCTGCCGTTCGTTGGCGGGCCGGCGCTGAATCTGTACAACGGCCATTCGCTGGCGCAATTGCTCGACAGCGGTATGGTCCGCTGGGTGCCGCCGGTGGAGTGTTCGGCGGCGCTGATCCGCGATGTGATCCAGCAGGTCGGTGAACTCGGGCACGCGCTGCCGGAGGTGGAAATCTTCGCCTACGGGCATTTGCCGCTGGCTTATTCCGCGCGCTGCTTTACCGCGCGGGCGGAAAACCGGCCCAAGGATGACTGCCAGTTCTGCTGCATCAACTACCCCGATGGGTTGGCTCTGACTAGCCAGGAAGGCCAGGCGTTGTTCACCCTCAATGGCATCCAGACCATGTCCGCCGAGGTGACCAATCTGCTTGCCGATTACGCCGGATTGCAGGCCTGTGGTGCCGATCTGGTGCGCCTGAGCCCGCGTGCCGAGGGCATGGCGCAGGTGGTCGAAGCCTGGCAGCAGGTGCGCGAGGGCGCGACGCCGCCGTTGTTTGTCGAAGGCTGCAACGGCTACTGGCATGGCCAGGCCGGGATGCTGCGGGTAGAGGAGATGGGCCTGTGCTGAAGCGTAAACAATGGCTGTTGAAAGGCGCCGACCGGGTGCTGCCGCTGGTGCGTCGCGTGCCGTTCGTGGTGCAGCGCCTGGCGTTGCAACAGACCCTCAATCGCTGCCTCGCCGAGCCCTTGCGCGACGGCGAATTCGAGGTGCTGCGCGGCCGTTGGTTGTGCCTGCGCATCAACGATCTCGGCCTGTCCTGGTACATCACCCGCAGCCGCGACGGCTTGCAGATCGCCCGCGAGGCTCCGGCCGACGTGACCATCAGCGGCAACTGGCGCGAGTTCCTGTTGCTCGCCAGCCGTCAGGAAGACCCCGACACCCTGTTCTTCCGGCGCCGGCTGGTGATCGAGGGTGATACTGAGTTGGGGCTTACCCTGAAAAACCTGATCGACAGCCTTGATCCGGACGTATTGCCGGTATGGCTGTGGCGCAATCTGGAGCGAGCAGGGAAGGGCTTGGCGGCGAGCTGAACCAGATCTACCTGGCAAACATCAT
This region of Pseudomonas fluorescens genomic DNA includes:
- a CDS encoding TonB-dependent siderophore receptor; this encodes MSAYPLNRPALRLRTCIAAILGLTLLTAVPAIAAPVQVNIPSQALSSALADLARQANLQIIYSQDTVSGIRSRDVAGAMEPEAALRQLLGGAKIVYQIDGNHVTLQGSSEGSVMALPATSVVGQAYSSVDPNDGYVATRASAGTKTDTPLVETPYSVSVVTREQIEAQQPKTVAQALRYTPGVNAEIAGPQFVTDQLTIRGFQQGTGRMLRDGTRTFLPDFLGWDAPEPYGLERIEVLRGASSVLYGASDPGGQINLVTKRPTLEPLHEVQLQMGNQNYQQGAFDLGDALDEEGIWSYRLTGLFREGDAQTEHITNRRQYIAPAISYRPSDNTELTFLGEYQKQTGNFANPLPAQGTVFRDPRGRLDRDTYVGDTAYDFMTNEKTSLGYVFEHHFDEVWTARQNLRYSDYRQASSEIAIFGPVGDQYSRYNDQRQGDGHLFTMDNQIQANFATGPLEHTLLTGVDYNNGTFDQDQALNFILESFDAFNPVNGQPLTFVPFSASSYEQKMSQTGVYLQDQLKVDQWVFLLGGRYDWASNQKDDRAPQTQKDEKFSGRAGIVYLFENGLAPYASYSESFLPVMGVTANNSQLDPEIGKQYEVGLKYEPPGSNSLYTIAWFDLTKENATESVNGFSRQEGEVRSQGIELEAKTEITEGFNLIGSYTWNDVEVTQSDVGNKGNTPFRVPEHMASLWGDYIVQSGALAGLRLGAGTRYVGITFGDSANSFKVDSYTVVDALVGYQLGKLDASLDGMEVSLNATNLFDEEYVAGCFSNVGCQYGQQRTVYGTVSYNW
- a CDS encoding PepSY-associated TM helix domain-containing protein produces the protein MTARALRTWYLVHKWTSLIATVFLLLLCLTGLPLIFQEEIEHYFEPHPPLPALTAQTPKIDYDQVIAGALAARPGEVVRFVGFDPHDPIGVVITATSLVPPPIDGHFQSFDMRTGELFPAEPPDKGFMNLMLRLHTDLFLGLPGYLFLGFMGLLLVASLVSGVVVYTPFMRKLDFATVRSERSQRLKWLDLHNVLGIVTLAWVSVVGITGVINTLSLPIQGMWQSGQLAEMTAPYKDAPPLQSLGSLHKALETARKAAPDMEPSFVAFPGTQFSSQHHYAVFMRGTTPLTARLLKPALVDARTSELTDMREMPLYVKTLLISQPLHFGDYGGLPLKIIWALLDLVTIVVLGSGLYLWLGRRKVPLEKRLAELNASGLSTEGRA
- the moaB gene encoding molybdenum cofactor biosynthesis protein B, with translation MSHLAQRTFEPLNIAVLTISDTRTFDTDTSGQTLADLLQTAGHQLIDRGLVKDDIYQIRAIVSRWIADPQVQVVLMTGGTGFTARDNTPQAVLPLLDKHVEGFGELFRQVSLEEIGMSSLQSRALAGMSNGVLVCCVPGSPGACRTAWNKILLGQLDSRTGPCNFAPHLKPQAQREIAACESRS
- a CDS encoding molybdopterin molybdotransferase MoeA, producing the protein MSAGVCDLGHLMPVDDAIAHLLDQVPPPPAAQMIALEQAMGRVLAADIHSPLNLPGWDNSAMDGYALRAADLPADGGYLPVGGRIAAGDQAAIPLPAGQAVQIFTGAPLPPGADTVVAQERCKVEGERVWFPPVTLGDHVRKEGEELRRGDLLFSAGKRLRAQEIGLLAGAGVARVEVYRPLRVCLLSSGNELREPGEALAPGQIYNSNRYCLAALLKGWGVEVHDYGVMVDELAASRHALSLASSECDLLLSSGGVSVGEEDHLKQAIKELGSVDFWRLAIQPGKPLAFGEVGGKPWIGMPGNPSAALITALVVVRPFLLRAQGMTDVLPTPVAVPAGFDWLQPNKRRQYLRARLTADAGGALQVELHPQQSSAMLTAACWADGLAVIEREQVVHKHDQVLFLPFAGLMQ
- the ubiU gene encoding ubiquinone anaerobic biosynthesis protein UbiU; its protein translation is MQLVCPAGNLPALKAAVRQGADAVYVGFRDDTNARHFAGLNMDDKQFDAAVAHIRQHQRKLYVAVNTYPQPKGWERWQRAVDRAADFGVDALIAADPGVLNYASQRHPQLALHLSVQGSATQAAALEFYAQRYGIRRAVLPRVLSLAQVRQVAASSSVPIEVFGFGSLCIMAEGRCHLSSYITGESPNLCGVCSPAKAVRWSEDAEGLSARLSEVLIDRYGADEPAGYPTLCKGRFLVNGKRFHALEEPTSLDTLDLLPELTAIGVEAVKIEGRQRSPAYVEQVTRVWRAALDAHRSAPGGFRVKDEWRQVLAGLSEGNQTTLGAYHRSWQ